One candidate division TA06 bacterium genomic window carries:
- a CDS encoding (Fe-S)-binding protein, translating to MESTKDTIRRNNAYYCLDCGKCTSVCPVTTVGQSPRLAVKKVLQSEDEDVAAYEFFWSCLTCKACNEVCPSDVSYAEMTAELRGFAREFGVTGECTHSGAINALERIMTAPDLKQNRMDWISDDLRIRDKGDVLYFVGCLPYFDVFFESFNLNLLDIGRSTIKVLNRLGIEPVVMRDERCCGHDLLWTGEVENFERLVTHNVKLIKKTGAKTIVTACAECYKTLKQDYPKFSSDFKLEVVHLSELLAKKLSDGKLSFKKKDGAVTYHDACRLGRFCDVFDEPRALMNAIEGLQFKEMERTGRQALCCGTVSWTNCGTINKEVQLDRLREAKSTGADALVTTCPKCQIHFKCAMDGEDRGKDVKIEMVDLASLMEKSLE from the coding sequence ATGGAGTCCACCAAAGATACGATAAGAAGAAACAATGCCTACTACTGCCTCGATTGCGGGAAGTGCACTTCTGTCTGTCCTGTTACGACTGTGGGACAATCTCCCAGGCTGGCAGTGAAGAAGGTATTGCAGTCTGAGGACGAGGATGTGGCAGCATATGAGTTTTTCTGGTCGTGTCTCACGTGCAAGGCATGCAATGAGGTGTGCCCATCAGATGTATCATACGCTGAAATGACCGCAGAGTTGAGGGGGTTTGCAAGAGAATTTGGGGTAACAGGTGAGTGCACCCACTCTGGCGCGATAAACGCGCTGGAAAGGATTATGACTGCCCCAGATTTGAAGCAGAACCGGATGGACTGGATCTCAGATGATTTAAGGATAAGAGACAAGGGCGATGTCCTCTACTTTGTGGGTTGCCTCCCCTATTTTGATGTCTTTTTTGAAAGTTTCAACTTGAACTTATTAGATATTGGAAGAAGTACCATAAAGGTTCTGAACAGGCTGGGGATAGAGCCGGTCGTCATGAGAGATGAGAGGTGCTGCGGGCATGATCTGTTGTGGACTGGGGAAGTAGAGAATTTCGAACGGCTGGTCACACATAATGTCAAACTGATCAAGAAGACAGGAGCAAAAACAATTGTTACCGCGTGTGCCGAATGCTACAAGACTCTGAAACAGGACTACCCCAAATTCTCATCGGATTTCAAGCTTGAGGTTGTCCATCTCTCCGAGCTCCTCGCCAAGAAGCTATCGGATGGTAAGCTCTCATTCAAGAAGAAGGACGGAGCTGTCACCTATCACGATGCATGCAGGTTGGGTAGGTTCTGTGACGTTTTTGATGAACCTAGAGCGCTCATGAATGCGATAGAAGGTCTGCAGTTTAAGGAGATGGAGCGAACAGGCAGACAGGCTTTGTGTTGCGGAACAGTTTCGTGGACAAACTGCGGCACCATAAACAAAGAAGTTCAACTTGATAGATTGAGGGAGGCCAAGTCCACAGGTGCAGATGCGCTTGTCACCACCTGTCCAAAATGCCAGATACACTTCAAGTGTGCGATGGACGGGGAGGATAGGGGAAAAGACGTGAAGATTGAAATGGTGGACCTGGCCAGCTTGATGGAGAAATCATTGGAATAA
- a CDS encoding hydrogenase iron-sulfur subunit encodes MAAGKKFISNIVAFACNWGGYPLLKEVDVESSSDIHLIRLMCGGRVSAGLLLRAFEHGADGVAVFGCDEGECHYSFGATKSKEEFELARRMGRLLGIDDERLVYCSVHPGDMEKTQQDVKEFLKGVKKLGRSTITLGQG; translated from the coding sequence ATGGCTGCTGGAAAGAAGTTCATCTCAAATATAGTTGCTTTTGCCTGCAACTGGGGAGGCTATCCTCTGCTGAAGGAGGTCGATGTTGAATCGTCTTCCGACATCCATCTAATCAGGCTGATGTGTGGGGGGAGAGTGAGTGCGGGACTTCTGTTGCGAGCCTTTGAACACGGTGCAGACGGAGTGGCGGTGTTCGGATGCGACGAAGGAGAATGTCACTATTCATTCGGAGCCACAAAAAGCAAAGAAGAGTTTGAACTGGCAAGAAGAATGGGACGTCTTCTGGGAATAGACGATGAAAGGTTAGTCTATTGCAGCGTTCACCCCGGGGATATGGAGAAGACTCAGCAAGACGTGAAAGAGTTCTTGAAAGGGGTGAAGAAGTTGGGTAGATCAACGATCACGTTGGGACAAGGCTGA
- a CDS encoding 4Fe-4S dicluster domain-containing protein, with amino-acid sequence MTRKASPLKSLLSSEDAALAFPEIDAEYRIEKTKIPICRVNCPAGVNIKSYVGLIAERKFDKALEVVRATNPLPGICGRVCTHPCENECKRNDVDDPVAICALKRFVADYELSHKSRTRPKPIEQTKKEKIAIVGSGPAGLTAANDLARMGYGVTIFEALPVTGGMLSVCIPSFRLPRDVVQTEIDSIAALGVKIKTNSRIDDVEGLLKRGYKAVFVAVGAYQGLKLGVPGEDELEGIVDCIKFLMDFNLGKKKKKPGKKAIIIGGGNSALDSARTALRLGCDEVHIVYRRSRKEMPANPHEIEDAEKEGVKISYLAAPVKIVGKNGKATGMECIKMKLGEPDASGRRRPIPIEGSEFTIDADFIVPAISQRPDLSFLSKKHNFEITKWNTFSVDDEILQTSVPGIFAGGDAVTGPKTIIDAIGAGHRAAASMDRYLRGEKLKPACSYPEDEELELIVDGHAHQEIRRAEVLALPAAKRLNFNEVESAYDEETAVNEAKRCLRCGPCVECEECIASCWKKLMAVEEAGRGEDVLIQIPWAPERFPPGLGPWKANIVLGSKSKKEVLAEPIISEVVSRKCRGCGKCKDVCEYKAVKLEESNGGLTAKIDPLLCHGCGTCTAVCPSSAIEPLHFADARLTGLMST; translated from the coding sequence TTGACCAGAAAAGCAAGTCCTTTGAAGTCACTTCTGTCTTCTGAAGACGCCGCGCTCGCGTTTCCCGAGATTGATGCAGAATATAGGATAGAAAAGACAAAGATACCAATATGCAGGGTCAACTGCCCTGCTGGTGTAAACATAAAGTCATATGTAGGGCTGATTGCAGAGCGGAAGTTCGACAAGGCTCTTGAGGTGGTTCGAGCCACCAATCCTCTGCCTGGAATATGTGGACGTGTTTGCACTCATCCCTGCGAGAATGAATGCAAGAGGAATGATGTCGATGATCCGGTGGCGATATGCGCGTTGAAGAGGTTCGTCGCTGATTACGAGCTGTCACACAAGTCCAGGACAAGACCCAAGCCAATAGAGCAGACAAAAAAGGAAAAGATTGCCATAGTTGGCTCAGGTCCCGCCGGTCTGACCGCGGCAAATGACTTGGCCAGGATGGGATATGGAGTTACCATATTTGAGGCTCTTCCCGTAACCGGGGGGATGCTTTCGGTCTGCATTCCTTCTTTCAGACTTCCACGAGACGTAGTGCAGACAGAGATAGATTCGATTGCGGCTCTGGGGGTTAAGATAAAGACGAACTCGAGAATTGACGATGTCGAAGGTCTTCTTAAGAGAGGTTACAAAGCAGTCTTTGTGGCGGTGGGTGCTTATCAGGGCCTGAAGCTTGGTGTACCAGGCGAGGATGAACTCGAAGGTATCGTCGACTGCATCAAGTTTTTGATGGACTTCAATCTTGGAAAGAAAAAGAAGAAGCCCGGCAAGAAGGCTATCATCATAGGAGGTGGGAATTCTGCACTCGACTCCGCGAGGACAGCATTGAGACTGGGTTGTGATGAGGTTCATATCGTATATAGAAGGTCTCGAAAAGAGATGCCTGCCAATCCTCATGAGATAGAAGATGCCGAGAAGGAAGGCGTGAAGATATCGTACCTCGCGGCTCCCGTGAAAATAGTCGGTAAGAACGGAAAAGCCACGGGCATGGAGTGCATAAAGATGAAACTTGGTGAGCCGGATGCGAGTGGTAGGCGGAGACCCATTCCCATAGAGGGTTCGGAATTCACCATAGATGCTGACTTCATAGTCCCTGCTATCAGCCAGAGACCGGATCTCAGTTTTCTTTCGAAGAAACACAACTTCGAGATAACAAAATGGAATACATTCTCTGTTGATGATGAAATTCTGCAGACAAGTGTTCCAGGCATATTCGCTGGAGGCGATGCTGTGACAGGCCCAAAGACCATCATTGATGCGATCGGAGCCGGTCATAGGGCAGCAGCGTCAATGGACAGATATCTCAGGGGAGAGAAGCTGAAGCCAGCGTGTTCTTATCCCGAGGACGAGGAACTGGAGCTGATCGTCGATGGTCACGCTCATCAGGAGATCAGGAGAGCAGAGGTACTTGCTCTTCCTGCGGCGAAGAGGCTCAACTTCAATGAGGTAGAATCGGCATATGACGAGGAGACTGCTGTCAATGAGGCCAAGAGGTGCCTAAGATGCGGCCCGTGCGTTGAATGTGAGGAGTGCATTGCCTCATGTTGGAAGAAACTGATGGCTGTTGAGGAGGCAGGCAGGGGCGAAGATGTATTGATTCAGATTCCCTGGGCTCCTGAAAGATTCCCTCCCGGCCTTGGCCCCTGGAAGGCCAACATCGTCCTGGGTAGTAAGAGCAAGAAAGAGGTTCTAGCCGAGCCGATAATAAGCGAAGTCGTCAGTAGGAAATGCAGGGGATGCGGTAAGTGCAAAGATGTGTGCGAGTACAAGGCGGTCAAACTCGAGGAGTCAAATGGAGGTCTTACCGCAAAGATTGATCCCCTCCTTTGTCACGGATGCGGCACCTGTACTGCTGTTTGCCCGTCATCTGCCATAGAGCCGTTACACTTCGCAGATGCCAGGCTGACTGGGTTGATGAGTACCTGA
- a CDS encoding pyruvate ferredoxin oxidoreductase, translated as MREVRFAGFGGQGIIRSGIIIGAAASLHDERFATLTQSFGPEARGGACSAQVVVSDERVLYPYITKPDILVAMSQEAYAKYEEELKDNGLLVYDADLVHPKKRKVKKKEFSIPATRFAEELGNRIIANVVMLGFFTAVTDVVSKEAMKKAIPSFVPSRFIDLNMKAFDKGYDYGKEGQKS; from the coding sequence ATGAGAGAAGTGAGATTTGCTGGATTTGGCGGTCAGGGGATAATCCGCTCAGGGATCATAATAGGTGCTGCCGCCTCCCTTCATGACGAGAGGTTTGCTACCTTGACCCAGTCGTTTGGACCGGAGGCGAGAGGCGGAGCATGCAGTGCCCAAGTTGTTGTTTCTGACGAAAGGGTGCTCTATCCGTACATTACAAAACCAGATATTCTGGTGGCCATGTCTCAGGAAGCCTACGCAAAATACGAAGAGGAGTTGAAGGATAACGGTCTTCTTGTCTATGATGCCGACCTTGTTCATCCAAAGAAGAGGAAGGTGAAAAAAAAGGAGTTTTCTATTCCTGCAACCAGATTTGCGGAGGAGCTGGGAAACCGTATCATTGCCAATGTGGTCATGCTGGGTTTTTTCACTGCGGTTACCGACGTTGTGTCCAAGGAGGCAATGAAGAAGGCGATACCGAGCTTTGTCCCTTCAAGGTTCATAGATCTTAACATGAAAGCCTTTGACAAGGGTTACGACTACGGGAAAGAGGGGCAAAAGAGTTGA
- a CDS encoding 2-oxoacid:ferredoxin oxidoreductase subunit beta, whose product MENLLRMDRIPHIWCPTCGLGTVLTAWVSALEKAGIDPKMTAVVSGIGCTGRAAGYLKVDSLHTTHGRPVAFATGVKLGNPNINVSVISGDGDLIAIGGNHFIHAARKNMDITVICVNNFIYAMTGGQVAPTTPITGYATTSPYGNFEHPFNIPHLAESCGAVYVARWTVLHVRRLVNAITEALLKPGFSVVEVISPCANYYARINRLGTGLDLMKFYHDNSVIKNGEDTRNVAIDFQKPIIVGKFIDRERPTFLDSYNKRLKEVMGDKFKRYEG is encoded by the coding sequence ATGGAGAATCTCCTTCGGATGGACAGAATACCGCATATATGGTGTCCTACATGTGGTCTGGGGACAGTTCTCACCGCGTGGGTATCGGCTCTGGAGAAGGCTGGCATAGATCCCAAAATGACCGCAGTGGTCTCGGGGATAGGGTGCACGGGTAGGGCGGCGGGCTATCTGAAGGTGGATTCACTGCACACCACTCATGGAAGGCCAGTTGCTTTTGCTACAGGAGTCAAGCTGGGCAATCCCAATATCAATGTTTCTGTAATAAGCGGTGATGGAGATCTGATTGCCATTGGCGGAAACCACTTCATACATGCCGCCCGGAAAAACATGGATATCACAGTCATATGCGTCAACAATTTCATCTATGCGATGACGGGAGGTCAGGTGGCGCCTACCACACCCATAACCGGATACGCCACCACTTCGCCTTACGGCAACTTTGAGCACCCGTTCAACATTCCCCATCTTGCAGAGTCCTGCGGAGCAGTCTATGTGGCAAGGTGGACTGTGCTTCATGTGAGAAGGTTAGTGAATGCTATCACTGAGGCTCTTCTGAAGCCGGGTTTCTCGGTCGTCGAGGTGATTTCACCTTGCGCCAACTACTACGCCAGGATTAACAGGTTGGGAACCGGGCTTGATCTGATGAAGTTCTATCACGACAATTCTGTTATCAAGAACGGCGAGGATACCAGGAACGTGGCTATAGATTTCCAGAAACCGATAATTGTGGGGAAGTTCATCGATAGAGAGAGGCCCACCTTCCTTGACTCTTACAACAAGAGATTGAAGGAAGTGATGGGTGATAAGTTCAAGCGATACGAGGGATGA